One window of the Bradyrhizobium sp. NP1 genome contains the following:
- a CDS encoding RidA family protein — translation MKWTMIGLAGALAAASLAAPAAAEIVRHPIPNSSFPIAQAVQVPPGATVTYVSGQVPPLVSKDADPSSVQAYGDTRTQTVGVLNRIKAILESLGLSMADVVKMQVFLVHSAAAPMDFKAFMEGYTQFFGGSQPNLPARSVVGVASLANPGFLVEIEVVAAKETK, via the coding sequence ATGAAATGGACGATGATCGGGCTGGCCGGCGCGCTTGCAGCGGCGAGCCTCGCTGCACCGGCTGCGGCCGAGATTGTCAGGCATCCGATCCCGAACTCGAGCTTTCCGATCGCGCAGGCCGTGCAGGTCCCGCCGGGCGCCACGGTCACCTATGTCAGCGGCCAGGTGCCCCCGCTCGTCAGCAAGGACGCCGATCCTTCGTCGGTGCAGGCGTATGGCGACACCAGGACCCAGACCGTGGGCGTGCTCAACCGGATCAAGGCGATCCTCGAAAGCCTCGGGCTCTCGATGGCCGACGTCGTCAAGATGCAGGTGTTTCTGGTGCACAGCGCGGCGGCGCCGATGGATTTCAAGGCCTTCATGGAAGGCTACACGCAATTCTTTGGCGGTAGCCAGCCCAACCTGCCGGCGCGCTCGGTCGTCGGCGTGGCGTCGCTCGCCAATCCCGGCTTCCTGGTCGAGATCGAGGTGGTCGCCGCCAAGGAGACGAAATAG
- a CDS encoding glutathione S-transferase family protein, with translation MGDLTLHTFDWVPKTPRGYVRDLRVRWALEEAGLPYRVKGVPFRARDAEHFAHQPFGQVPWLTDGDISIFESGAILLHLGERSDALMPADPRGRSKALEWLFAALNSVEMASLPWSILVFSGDTGDTPAWKRLDDFLKARLGHMEPVLAGREWLAGSFSVADILMADVLRLVDRFDGLAHHPACRDYVARATARPCFVKAHADQMAHFAAAD, from the coding sequence ATGGGCGACCTGACTCTGCACACTTTCGATTGGGTTCCTAAGACGCCGCGGGGTTATGTGCGCGACCTGCGTGTGCGTTGGGCATTGGAAGAGGCCGGATTGCCCTATCGCGTCAAGGGCGTGCCATTTCGCGCACGGGATGCCGAGCACTTCGCGCACCAGCCCTTCGGGCAGGTGCCGTGGTTGACCGATGGAGACATCTCGATCTTCGAGAGCGGCGCGATCCTGCTTCATCTGGGCGAGCGCAGCGACGCGCTGATGCCGGCCGATCCGCGCGGTCGCAGCAAGGCGTTGGAATGGCTGTTCGCGGCGCTCAACTCAGTCGAGATGGCGAGCCTGCCCTGGTCCATATTGGTGTTCTCCGGCGACACCGGTGATACGCCGGCATGGAAGCGCCTGGACGACTTCCTCAAGGCGCGGCTCGGGCACATGGAGCCGGTCCTGGCAGGACGCGAATGGCTGGCCGGGTCGTTCTCCGTCGCCGACATACTCATGGCCGATGTGCTGCGGCTGGTCGATCGTTTCGACGGGCTGGCGCACCATCCCGCCTGTCGTGACTATGTCGCGCGCGCCACGGCCCGCCCGTGCTTCGTGAAGGCGCACGCAGACCAGATGGCGCATTTTGCTGCGGCAGACTGA
- the phaC gene encoding class I poly(R)-hydroxyalkanoic acid synthase produces MESTPLPNDPSAYLQHLMEVGEQSMKQFDDAVAAAMGVANGEPTNGKGFSPVAFMADMQRDYFTQVWRFWNAAFVRALTFGADARVQPARSDKRFKDEAWAETPYYDLLKQSYLLASKQLSEYVENAQVDERSKLQLRFYARQFIDAMSPSNFPATNPDVIRTAIKTRAASLATGMQNFIDDVRKGRITRVDESAFEVGGNLANTPGAVIYENELIQLIEYTPQTAEVEKTPLLIVPPCINKYYLLDLGKGNSLVEYAVAQGHHVFLISWRSAVPEIGHLSWDDYLTLGPIKAIDVVRDIAGVDRVHALGFCVGGTILSCAAAVLAARGEDKFVTMTLLTTMLDFSDPGEIGLLIDDASIALREATIGRGGILPGKELAFTFGTLRANDLIWRYVVDSYLKGASPDAFDLLYWDSDSVSLPGPMYCWYTRNAYLRNILREPGKTTQCGVPVDLSAVKVPLYVLASREDHIVPWRSAFRSKDLMGKEPRFVLAASGHVAGVINPPAKKKRSHWLNDDLSSDAEGWLAKAQERPGSWWPDWDAWMKRHSAGTIPAPTQPGNASYRTIEPAPGRYVKQKSN; encoded by the coding sequence ATGGAAAGCACCCCCCTGCCGAACGATCCGTCCGCCTATCTTCAGCACCTGATGGAGGTCGGCGAGCAGTCGATGAAACAGTTCGACGATGCCGTGGCCGCGGCGATGGGTGTCGCCAACGGCGAGCCGACCAACGGGAAGGGGTTTTCGCCGGTCGCCTTCATGGCCGACATGCAGCGCGACTACTTCACCCAGGTCTGGCGCTTCTGGAACGCGGCTTTCGTGAGGGCGCTGACGTTCGGCGCGGACGCCAGGGTTCAGCCTGCGCGCAGCGACAAGCGCTTCAAGGACGAGGCCTGGGCCGAGACGCCCTATTACGACCTGCTCAAGCAGTCCTATCTGCTCGCGTCAAAGCAGCTGTCGGAGTATGTCGAGAACGCCCAGGTCGACGAGCGCTCCAAGCTGCAGCTTCGCTTCTATGCCCGGCAGTTCATCGACGCGATGAGCCCGTCGAATTTTCCCGCCACCAACCCCGACGTCATCCGCACCGCGATCAAGACCCGCGCCGCGAGCCTCGCCACCGGCATGCAGAATTTCATCGACGATGTCCGCAAGGGACGGATCACGCGCGTCGACGAATCCGCCTTCGAGGTCGGCGGCAATCTCGCCAACACGCCGGGCGCGGTGATCTACGAGAACGAGCTGATCCAGCTCATCGAGTACACGCCGCAGACCGCGGAGGTGGAGAAGACGCCGCTTCTGATCGTGCCGCCCTGCATCAACAAGTATTACCTGCTCGATCTCGGCAAGGGAAACTCGTTGGTCGAATATGCCGTCGCCCAGGGCCATCACGTGTTCCTGATCTCCTGGCGCAGCGCGGTGCCGGAGATCGGCCATCTCAGCTGGGACGACTACCTGACGCTCGGGCCGATCAAGGCCATCGACGTCGTGCGCGACATCGCAGGCGTCGATCGCGTTCATGCGCTCGGCTTCTGCGTCGGCGGCACGATCCTGAGCTGCGCGGCCGCGGTGCTCGCGGCGCGCGGGGAGGACAAATTCGTCACCATGACGCTTCTGACCACCATGCTCGATTTTTCCGATCCCGGCGAGATCGGCCTCCTGATCGACGACGCCTCGATCGCGCTGCGCGAAGCGACGATCGGGCGCGGCGGCATCCTGCCCGGCAAGGAGCTCGCCTTCACCTTCGGCACGCTGCGCGCCAACGACCTGATCTGGCGCTATGTGGTCGACAGCTATTTGAAGGGCGCATCGCCCGACGCCTTCGATCTGCTGTATTGGGATTCCGACAGCGTCAGCCTGCCGGGGCCGATGTATTGCTGGTACACCCGCAACGCGTACTTGCGGAACATCCTGCGCGAGCCCGGCAAGACCACGCAATGCGGGGTGCCGGTCGATCTTTCCGCGGTGAAGGTGCCGCTCTACGTGCTGGCCTCGCGCGAGGACCATATCGTGCCCTGGAGGAGCGCGTTCCGCTCCAAGGACCTCATGGGCAAGGAGCCGCGTTTCGTGCTGGCGGCGAGCGGCCATGTCGCCGGCGTCATCAATCCGCCCGCCAAGAAGAAACGCAGCCACTGGCTCAACGACGATCTCAGCAGTGACGCCGAGGGCTGGCTCGCGAAAGCGCAGGAAAGGCCGGGAAGCTGGTGGCCGGACTGGGATGCCTGGATGAAGCGCCATTCTGCCGGCACCATTCCAGCGCCGACGCAGCCCGGCAATGCGAGCTACCGGACCATCGAGCCGGCGCCGGGCCGCTACGTCAAGCAGAAATCGAACTAG
- a CDS encoding FCD domain-containing protein: protein MPKLLSPNASLPRVAKTSLVDEVIAAMRGMLGKEAWAPGSKLPSEQELSRQLGVGRSTVREALRVLGHLGLVESRSGLGTYVIDRGMPQGRIAATQSADALIELYEFRKAIEIPAARQAAERHSAAQMARIKSAWTDCERAVKRNSADEFAQLDYQFHFAIVLAGGNRFAIEAYRGIEESFARNVTMILGQGQLRSMLHFHDDLIDAIDRRDAEAAEREARENFVETDVRLKLLLQGDANAR, encoded by the coding sequence ATGCCGAAATTACTGTCGCCGAACGCCTCCCTGCCGCGCGTGGCCAAGACGTCCCTGGTGGATGAAGTGATCGCCGCGATGCGCGGCATGCTCGGCAAGGAGGCCTGGGCTCCCGGCAGCAAGCTGCCCTCGGAGCAGGAACTGAGCCGGCAACTTGGCGTCGGCCGCTCCACCGTGCGCGAGGCCCTGCGTGTGCTCGGTCATCTCGGGCTTGTGGAGTCGCGCAGCGGCCTTGGGACCTATGTGATCGACCGCGGCATGCCGCAGGGCCGCATCGCGGCGACCCAGAGCGCGGATGCGCTGATCGAGCTCTACGAATTCCGCAAGGCGATCGAGATTCCCGCCGCCCGGCAGGCGGCCGAGCGGCACAGCGCGGCCCAGATGGCGCGCATCAAGTCGGCCTGGACCGATTGCGAGCGCGCGGTGAAGCGGAACAGCGCCGACGAGTTCGCGCAGCTCGACTATCAGTTCCATTTCGCGATCGTGCTTGCCGGCGGCAACCGCTTCGCGATCGAGGCCTATCGCGGCATCGAGGAGTCCTTTGCGCGCAACGTGACCATGATCCTGGGCCAGGGACAGTTGCGCAGCATGCTGCATTTTCACGACGATCTGATCGACGCGATCGACCGGCGCGACGCCGAGGCTGCCGAGCGCGAGGCAAGAGAAAATTTCGTCGAAACCGACGTGCGGCTGAAGCTCTTGCTTCAGGGCGATGCGAACGCGCGGTAG
- a CDS encoding Npun_R2479 family HD domain-containing metalloprotein: protein MFNPTQIVIQAFVEELKGKYRLIYGVLDPAYPDIIGFVGRLALENIANSDAAYHDMNHTIMVTLVGQEILLGKHTSEGGVSPRDWLHFMISLLCHDIGYVRGVCRGDREGQYVCSEQGDLVPIPAGATDASLTPYHVTRSKLFVRERFGKGSLTNIDTREIEANIEHTRFPVPEDEQHTSSADYPGLLRAADLIGQLADIDYLRKTSALFAEFRETGANKRLGYQTPDDLRAAYPAFFWHAVRPYIGDALRYLRVTQEGKQWIANLYAHVFSEEHRGEFGAS, encoded by the coding sequence ATGTTCAATCCCACTCAGATTGTGATCCAAGCGTTTGTCGAGGAGCTAAAAGGCAAGTACCGCCTGATCTATGGAGTCCTGGATCCAGCCTATCCGGACATCATTGGTTTTGTTGGACGCCTCGCTTTGGAGAATATTGCCAATAGTGATGCGGCCTACCACGACATGAATCACACCATCATGGTTACGTTGGTCGGCCAGGAGATTTTGCTTGGAAAACACACCAGCGAGGGCGGCGTCAGCCCGCGCGACTGGCTCCATTTTATGATTTCGCTTCTATGCCACGATATCGGCTATGTACGGGGGGTCTGCCGGGGCGATCGCGAAGGGCAATATGTCTGTAGCGAACAAGGTGATCTCGTGCCCATACCGGCGGGAGCCACGGACGCATCCTTGACCCCATATCATGTCACGCGTTCGAAACTCTTTGTCCGCGAGCGTTTCGGCAAAGGGAGCTTGACCAACATCGATACGCGAGAAATCGAGGCAAACATCGAGCACACGCGCTTCCCGGTGCCGGAGGACGAGCAGCATACCAGCTCGGCAGATTATCCAGGCTTGCTTCGTGCCGCGGATCTGATCGGTCAATTGGCCGACATTGACTATCTGCGGAAGACGTCGGCGTTGTTTGCCGAATTTCGGGAAACCGGCGCGAACAAGAGGCTCGGGTACCAAACTCCCGATGATTTGCGGGCAGCGTATCCGGCTTTCTTCTGGCACGCCGTCCGCCCCTATATCGGCGACGCACTCCGCTATCTGCGGGTCACGCAGGAAGGCAAGCAGTGGATCGCCAACCTCTATGCCCACGTGTTCTCAGAAGAACACAGGGGAGAATTCGGGGCCTCTTGA
- a CDS encoding cytochrome c, which translates to MASPAWNLLFATSLVLSGTTAAQDNDRTFSSGYKFVEMTGEELFANVCQGCHMPDAAGAAGAGSYPSLVANRNLGVSGYPIYLVINGRRAMPPFGDMMTDGQIAAVVNYLRTHFGNSYQDVVTSKDVADARH; encoded by the coding sequence ATGGCGAGTCCTGCCTGGAACCTGCTTTTCGCCACCTCGCTGGTGCTGTCAGGCACGACGGCGGCACAAGACAACGACCGCACTTTCTCGTCCGGCTACAAATTCGTCGAGATGACCGGCGAGGAGCTGTTCGCCAATGTCTGCCAGGGCTGCCACATGCCCGATGCCGCGGGCGCGGCCGGCGCCGGCAGCTATCCGTCGCTGGTCGCGAACCGCAATCTCGGGGTGAGCGGCTATCCGATCTATCTCGTGATCAACGGCCGCCGCGCCATGCCGCCGTTCGGCGACATGATGACGGACGGCCAGATCGCCGCGGTGGTGAATTATCTGCGGACGCATTTCGGCAACAGCTACCAGGACGTGGTGACGTCGAAGGACGTCGCCGACGCCCGCCATTGA
- a CDS encoding mandelate racemase/muconate lactonizing enzyme family protein, which produces MNIPLQVPFLFGVGVYPGDTKVIVEVSTDEGISGLGEAPSPECAPVINEVLGPALAGRDPLDLLACERACVPDLQVMPNTGDSTLLRAFGGIEIALWDIKGKAFRQPLYMLLGGAFRKQIAFAEYFAFRQRRGEIGGERTAGEIADYCARMKSEHGSTMFEGKLQLGDPALEIRSVKAIRAAIGDDALLRLDGNMSWSVPTARRILAEIAPYNVRNYEDPVATLENMAKLRQHSGISFSTHTVDVQKAVRLGVPDFFVTNLAVLGGIARAVKFIAACERMNIGWWCFSGETGIGISAYLHLMAATPSVTEPGQCILHWQSDDVIEEGPFNPKNNMVAVPEGHGLGVTLSQSRLARCHERFLREGPYNYFRDPDNPGQYRRLPLQ; this is translated from the coding sequence GTGAATATTCCGCTCCAGGTCCCCTTCCTGTTCGGCGTGGGCGTCTATCCGGGCGACACCAAGGTCATCGTCGAGGTCTCAACCGACGAAGGCATCTCGGGGCTGGGCGAAGCACCCTCCCCCGAATGCGCCCCCGTCATCAACGAGGTGCTCGGTCCGGCGCTGGCCGGACGCGATCCGCTCGACCTTTTGGCCTGCGAGCGCGCCTGCGTCCCCGATCTGCAGGTGATGCCGAACACCGGCGACAGCACGCTGCTGCGCGCGTTCGGCGGCATCGAGATCGCGCTCTGGGACATCAAGGGCAAGGCGTTCCGTCAGCCGCTCTACATGCTGCTCGGCGGCGCCTTCCGCAAGCAGATCGCCTTCGCCGAATATTTTGCCTTCCGCCAGCGCCGCGGCGAGATCGGCGGCGAGCGAACCGCAGGCGAAATCGCCGACTACTGCGCGCGGATGAAGAGCGAGCACGGATCGACGATGTTCGAAGGCAAGCTGCAGCTCGGCGATCCAGCGCTCGAAATCCGCTCGGTGAAGGCCATTCGCGCCGCGATCGGCGACGACGCGTTGCTCCGGCTCGACGGCAACATGTCGTGGTCGGTGCCGACGGCGCGGCGGATCCTGGCCGAGATCGCGCCCTATAACGTGCGCAATTACGAAGACCCGGTCGCGACGCTGGAGAACATGGCGAAGCTGCGCCAGCACAGCGGGATCTCGTTCTCGACTCACACCGTCGACGTGCAGAAGGCGGTGCGGCTCGGCGTGCCCGATTTCTTCGTCACCAACCTCGCGGTGCTTGGCGGCATTGCGCGCGCGGTGAAATTCATCGCGGCGTGCGAGCGGATGAACATCGGCTGGTGGTGCTTCAGCGGCGAGACCGGCATCGGCATATCGGCCTATCTGCACCTGATGGCGGCGACGCCATCGGTCACCGAGCCCGGCCAATGCATCCTGCACTGGCAGTCCGACGACGTGATCGAGGAAGGCCCGTTCAATCCGAAGAACAATATGGTCGCGGTGCCGGAAGGACATGGGCTCGGCGTCACGCTGTCGCAGTCGCGCCTGGCGCGCTGCCACGAGCGGTTCCTGCGAGAGGGTCCCTACAACTACTTCCGCGATCCGGACAATCCTGGCCAGTACCGGCGTTTGCCGCTGCAATGA
- a CDS encoding M20/M25/M40 family metallo-hydrolase, which yields MQRRERRRLPTISLVCALASFPFAAGGALAEDLTPQQQLAHDIYKELLEIDTTTATGDTNRAAQAVAARLKAAGFPDADVQAFSPAPRKGNLVARLHGSGARKPILLVAHLDVVPANREDWSVDPFKLIEKDGYFYARGSGDDKYMAAAFVSNLIRYRQEGYKPDRDIIVALETDEEILDRDGLGIQWLIKNHRDLIDAEFALNEGGGVGLKDGKAIRNSIQTSEKVSVSFQLEVRNSGGHSSVPRKDNAIYHLADGLARLAKFDFPLHLNSTTRAFFTRSAQFENAQTGADMRAVAADKPDPEAAARLSANAGYNAQLRTTCVATMLQGGHAVNALPQLATAQVNCRIMPGEPVDEIKATIERVLADDQIKVSQIDKAVLSEPSALNEEIIGPIEKLSREFWPDAVVVPVMSSGATDGSYLRNAGIPTYGHSGLANDINDIRAHGKDERVPVTSFYQGNDYLYRLVKLLAGGGTK from the coding sequence ATGCAACGACGAGAGCGGCGAAGGCTTCCCACGATCTCCCTTGTCTGCGCACTTGCGTCGTTTCCGTTCGCAGCAGGTGGCGCGCTCGCCGAAGATCTGACCCCGCAACAGCAGCTCGCGCACGACATCTACAAGGAGCTGCTCGAGATCGACACCACGACCGCGACCGGCGACACCAACCGCGCCGCGCAGGCGGTCGCCGCGCGCCTGAAGGCGGCTGGCTTCCCCGACGCCGACGTGCAGGCGTTCTCGCCGGCGCCGCGCAAAGGCAACCTGGTGGCGCGGCTGCATGGCAGCGGTGCACGCAAGCCGATCCTGCTCGTCGCCCATCTCGACGTCGTGCCGGCCAACCGCGAGGACTGGTCGGTCGATCCGTTCAAGCTGATCGAGAAGGACGGCTATTTCTACGCGCGCGGCTCCGGCGACGACAAGTACATGGCGGCGGCCTTCGTCTCCAACCTGATCCGCTACAGGCAGGAGGGCTACAAGCCCGATCGCGACATCATCGTGGCGCTGGAGACCGACGAGGAGATCCTTGACCGCGACGGCCTCGGCATCCAGTGGCTGATCAAGAACCACCGCGACCTGATCGACGCCGAATTCGCGCTCAACGAGGGCGGCGGCGTCGGCCTGAAGGACGGCAAGGCGATCCGCAACAGCATCCAGACCAGCGAGAAGGTCTCGGTCTCCTTCCAGCTCGAGGTCAGGAATTCCGGCGGCCACAGCTCGGTGCCGCGCAAGGACAACGCGATCTATCATCTCGCCGACGGGCTGGCGCGGCTCGCGAAGTTCGATTTCCCGCTGCATCTCAACAGCACGACGCGCGCCTTCTTCACCCGCTCCGCGCAGTTCGAGAACGCGCAGACGGGTGCCGACATGCGCGCGGTCGCCGCCGACAAGCCGGATCCCGAAGCCGCCGCGCGGTTGTCGGCGAACGCCGGCTACAACGCGCAGCTCCGCACCACCTGCGTCGCGACCATGCTGCAGGGCGGCCACGCGGTGAACGCGCTGCCGCAGTTGGCGACCGCCCAGGTCAATTGCCGCATCATGCCGGGCGAGCCGGTCGACGAGATCAAGGCGACCATCGAGCGGGTGCTCGCCGACGACCAGATCAAGGTCAGCCAGATCGACAAGGCGGTCCTGAGCGAGCCTTCGGCGCTGAACGAGGAGATCATCGGTCCGATCGAGAAGCTGTCGCGCGAATTCTGGCCCGATGCGGTGGTGGTTCCGGTCATGAGCTCGGGCGCCACCGATGGCAGCTACCTGCGCAACGCCGGCATCCCGACCTACGGTCATTCGGGCCTGGCCAACGACATCAACGACATCCGCGCCCATGGCAAGGACGAGCGGGTTCCCGTGACGTCGTTCTACCAGGGCAACGACTATCTCTATCGGCTGGTGAAGCTCTTGGCCGGCGGGGGAACCAAATAG
- a CDS encoding NAD(P)/FAD-dependent oxidoreductase has product MQGEAAVVRRRDLLSLIGAMAGSAAMYHAMTSLGFASESPYSGPVRLDGDPKGASVLVLGAGLAGMTAALELRKAGYKVQILEFNDRAGGRNWTLRGGDRYTELGGFKQTCEFEEGLYINPGPWRIPYHHTALLDYCRRFGVALEAFIQLNHNAYLHATRAFGGAPQRIRAVRADFQGSVAELLAKVTQQGRLDEAVSREDKQMLLEALRSWGALDRDFRYRSNLASAEFRGYARDPGGGLSAPPLPGETLDLSEILQSRLWRYLQSFANYNFQTTMFQPVGGMDAIGKAFAREVSDLIRYNAKVTRIQQDDRGVVVSFIDTKSPATVQQAKADWCVCTIPLSILSQLPVEVNAAMKAAIDAVPYAGSVKIGLQFRRRFWEEDEAIYGGISYTDLPIRQIAYPNTGFNRQGRGVLLGAYLFGGANAYEFTAMTPAERVARAVEFGAAIHPQYRNEFETGVAVAWHRVPFVLGCSGDWSDEARAKHYRNLCEIDGRIVLAGEHASALPAWQEGAILSALDAITRLHQRVMRA; this is encoded by the coding sequence ATGCAAGGCGAAGCTGCAGTCGTCAGGCGACGTGATCTGTTGTCGCTGATCGGGGCGATGGCCGGCAGCGCTGCGATGTATCACGCGATGACGAGCCTCGGATTCGCGTCGGAATCGCCTTACAGCGGCCCGGTCAGGCTCGATGGCGACCCGAAGGGCGCTTCGGTGCTCGTGCTCGGCGCCGGCCTCGCCGGCATGACCGCGGCGCTCGAACTGCGCAAGGCCGGCTACAAGGTCCAGATCCTCGAATTCAACGACCGTGCCGGCGGACGAAACTGGACGCTGCGCGGCGGCGACCGCTACACCGAGCTCGGCGGGTTCAAGCAAACTTGCGAGTTCGAGGAAGGGCTCTACATCAACCCCGGTCCGTGGCGGATTCCCTATCACCACACCGCGCTGCTCGACTATTGCCGCCGCTTCGGCGTCGCGCTCGAGGCCTTCATCCAGCTCAACCATAACGCCTATCTGCATGCCACGCGCGCCTTCGGCGGCGCGCCGCAACGCATCCGCGCGGTGCGCGCGGACTTTCAGGGCTCTGTCGCCGAGCTGCTCGCCAAGGTGACGCAGCAGGGGCGGCTCGATGAGGCTGTCTCCCGCGAAGACAAGCAGATGCTTTTGGAGGCGCTGCGCTCCTGGGGCGCGCTCGATCGTGATTTCCGTTACAGGTCGAACCTGGCGTCGGCGGAGTTCCGCGGCTATGCCAGGGATCCCGGCGGCGGGCTGTCGGCGCCGCCGCTGCCCGGCGAGACGCTCGATCTGTCGGAGATCCTGCAATCGCGGCTCTGGCGCTATTTGCAGAGTTTCGCCAACTACAATTTCCAGACCACGATGTTCCAGCCGGTCGGCGGCATGGACGCGATCGGCAAGGCCTTTGCGCGGGAGGTCTCTGACCTGATCCGCTATAACGCCAAGGTGACGCGGATCCAGCAGGATGACCGCGGCGTCGTCGTAAGCTTCATCGACACCAAGAGCCCTGCCACCGTGCAGCAGGCGAAGGCCGACTGGTGCGTCTGCACCATTCCGCTGTCGATCCTCAGCCAATTGCCGGTCGAGGTGAATGCGGCGATGAAGGCGGCGATCGACGCGGTGCCCTATGCCGGCTCGGTCAAGATCGGCCTGCAGTTCAGGCGGCGGTTCTGGGAGGAGGACGAGGCGATCTATGGCGGCATCTCCTATACCGACCTGCCGATCCGGCAGATCGCCTATCCCAACACCGGCTTTAACCGGCAGGGCCGCGGCGTGCTGCTCGGGGCTTACCTGTTCGGCGGCGCCAATGCCTACGAGTTCACCGCGATGACGCCGGCCGAGCGCGTCGCGCGCGCGGTCGAGTTCGGCGCCGCCATCCATCCACAGTACAGAAACGAATTCGAGACCGGCGTCGCGGTCGCCTGGCATCGCGTGCCCTTCGTGCTCGGTTGCAGCGGCGACTGGAGCGACGAGGCGCGGGCCAAGCACTACCGCAATCTGTGCGAGATCGACGGCCGCATCGTGCTGGCGGGCGAGCATGCGTCCGCACTGCCGGCCTGGCAGGAAGGCGCGATCCTGTCCGCGCTCGACGCGATCACCCGCCTGCACCAGCGCGTGATGAGGGCGTGA
- a CDS encoding aldo/keto reductase, protein MDNLQTQGISLPRLGLGTFRMQGDTCRAAVESALALGYRHIDTAEMYANEEPIGAAIAASGLARRELHVTTKVWHENLAPDAIRRAFDASLDKLKLDHVDLYLVHWPSKGMNLPAIFETLMKLREQGRTRAIGVANFTTALLKTVVEEIRAPIACNQVEYHVMLDQTKLRHYLTAHAIPLVAYCPLAQGRVASDETLIAIGKKHNASAAQVALKWLLDQDGVAAIPKASRRESQQANLDALKVKLDDDDRKKIAGLPKDRRCVNPAFVPAWD, encoded by the coding sequence ATGGACAATCTGCAAACGCAGGGCATCAGCCTGCCGCGGCTCGGGCTCGGCACCTTTCGCATGCAGGGCGACACCTGCCGCGCCGCGGTCGAGAGCGCGCTCGCGCTCGGCTACCGCCATATCGATACCGCCGAGATGTATGCCAATGAGGAGCCGATCGGCGCCGCGATCGCCGCGTCCGGCCTCGCGCGGAGGGAGCTGCATGTCACCACGAAAGTCTGGCACGAGAATCTCGCGCCCGACGCGATCCGCCGTGCCTTCGATGCCAGCCTCGACAAGCTGAAGCTCGATCATGTCGATCTCTATCTCGTGCATTGGCCGTCGAAGGGCATGAACCTGCCCGCGATCTTCGAGACGCTCATGAAGCTAAGGGAGCAGGGGCGCACCCGCGCCATCGGCGTTGCCAATTTCACCACCGCGCTGCTCAAGACCGTGGTCGAGGAGATCAGGGCGCCGATCGCGTGCAACCAGGTCGAGTATCACGTCATGCTCGACCAGACCAAACTGCGCCACTATCTCACCGCCCATGCGATTCCGCTGGTCGCGTATTGTCCGCTGGCGCAGGGCCGCGTCGCCTCCGACGAGACGTTGATTGCGATCGGCAAAAAGCACAATGCGAGCGCGGCGCAGGTCGCATTGAAATGGCTGCTCGACCAGGACGGCGTCGCCGCGATCCCGAAGGCCTCGCGCCGCGAGAGCCAGCAAGCCAATCTCGACGCGCTGAAGGTCAAGCTCGACGACGATGACCGGAAGAAGATCGCCGGCCTCCCGAAGGACCGGCGCTGCGTCAATCCCGCCTTCGTGCCGGCGTGGGACTAA